From the genome of Acidaminococcus sp.:
TGCGTTCCAGGACACGTTTCTGCATCTTCCCAGCCTCCACCGCAGCGGCATTCTGTTTGTTGTACTCGGTCTCGTAATCGTTGACCGGCTGCAACATGAGATGCAGGACGGATGACTTTCTTTCGGACGGCGGGGCAATTACAATCACATAAGTGTTGAGCGGCTCCACCCAGCCAGGCTTTCCCTGGATCCGGTATTTCTTCTGCAGACAGGTCGAAAGTACGGAAAGTACGATGCTCCCCGCCATATCCACAGGTGTCTGTGTGCTTTCCGCTACGGCCCTCACATAATCAGCAATCGGCTGCGGCAGCGCATCGACCGGGAATGGAGCCATTGTGAAACGTGATAATGGCAGTGGCTCGCTCCATCCGGGATAGGGATTGTTGAATTCCTGCGGAGGCACATACCCTTCACTGCCTTCAATCTTGTCCCTGTAAAATTTCAGGGCACTTTTCCAGATGGTTCCCAGTTCCTTCTCCGAAAGAGGGGGGTCGCAATTCTCGGCCCTCTGCAGGTAGGCTTCATAGGCTTTGTCCGTATCCCCATACCGTTTCAGCACCCGGCCGGCAAAGTGGGACATGGCATTGTTGCGGCTGCCTTCCGGGATGGAGCTTCCTGTATAGAAGGGAGCTTCCGTCCGGCTGGGTTCCGCAGGTTCCAGTCCGGCCAGGAATTCCATAATGGTGCGCTCCCCTTCCTGCCAGAAGATTTCTTCCGGCACCACTTCCGTGCCATACAGGAACCGGGCCGCATCCAGGGCCTGGCCGTCAAAGAAGGGAAACTGCTCCCGGATTCCCTGTTTCAGTGCCGTATAGGCTTTTTCGTCCTGCACTTCCGGAATGGGAAAATACGCATGGAACCGGGGCCGGGCTTTCCGGCCTTCCTTGGCTTTCCCGCTATTCCGGGACGGGACGATGGCCACAGCCACGTTTGGCAGCATGGCAAGGAGCTTTTCTCCCGTCACCCACTCCTTCGGATTTTCCGTATGGTCGTTGTCGCAGTCCATCACCGCCACATCGGAAGCCAGGAAGTTATCCCGGCTCCGGTAGTTGTCCTTATAGGCCGCACAAACGTGGTCGAAAGCAGCAGCCGTCCCCAGTTCCCTGCTGCTTGTGATGACTGCTTTATTAGGATATATGGCATTTCGTTCGTTGCCGGTACAGTCAGCCGTGTAAATCGTAAATCTCATCTTTCTGCCTCCTCGAGGGTTTCGTTAAAGAATCTCAGCCGATAGTTCTTCCATCTGGCCCGCCGAATCTCCGCATCCATGCCAGGAGATATGGTATCCCCGAACACCCACACTTCCCGGCAAAGGCCCATCAGGATGTTGCCGAAATGGAGCCCTGCCTCCCGTTCCTTTGGATTCCGGTCATCCAGGAACTGGGGAAAGAGGAGATGCGGAGCCAAGGGCAGGTACCCTTCTTCAAAGGCAAAGCGGCAGTACCGCCTTGCTGCCAGGATATTTTTATCCGTTGCCCCGGAATACGGGGAACAGATATATACGAGAGGCCGGTAAGCCCGGAGTGCCTTCCGCTGGGCTTCGACAGCACTGAGGGCTCTCTGCGGAGTCGGATCCGGATAGTGTTCCTGGTTATGCATGTCCATAAATGCCACACTCCTTTTCGATCAGGGGATAGTTTCCTTCCTCAGTCATCAGCCGATAGATGAACAGCCGACCTTTCTGTGTCCAATAGGTATGGACACGATTATGCAGGACGCCGTTTCCGTCCGGGATATTGAAGGTCTTTGTCGAGGTGTATCCCATGGGAGCATAAGCCTGGTAAAGCAGCCAAATATTGCCCTGTTTGTACTGGATCCCGTGTTCATGGAGCCACTGGTTCATGCGGTTTGCAGACCATCCATAGTCCTTGGCAATGGTCGATGTGCTCACCAGCTCCCTACACTGCAGGACCAGATCGAAGTACGTAGCCTTTGGCCGGAGCTCCGCAAGCTGCTGCTGTTGAGCGGCATTTATCTGTGCCAGTTCCCTTGCCCTATTCCGTTCCTCTTTAAGCTTTGTAAGAGCTGCAATCGCAAGATCCGGATTATCCAGGATGGCTTCTGTAGCATAAATGCCTGTTTTTCGGATGGCTGGAAGGACTTCATGCGTCACCCAACGCTTAAATGCCCTGGCTTCCGGTTTCCGGCTTCTGAGAATCAGCGTGTAGAGACCTGCTTCATTGACCACACGTTTTTCGGGATTCCCCGGAATACCCTCGGTTAAAACGAGGGTATTCTTCTCATCGTCATCCAGTCTCGAGAGTGCATCGCTCGGATTGCCGATATCCAGGATGCGGCATATGTCCGCAGCTACGAACCAGGATTCCCCGTTTACAACAGCCGTACGCACGTTCATTCCGTTATAAATAAAATTTTTCATATCAGTCATCTTGCTGACCTCCCTGTATGTAGTTGGGAGTTGCCTCCCACTTTGTAGCCACGGCAATCCATCAAATCTGACGGTTTCCAAAAACTTCCTGCAACTTTTTTCTTGCCCGCTTCAGCTTCTGGGTGATGTTGTTTTCATTGGCACCGATTCTGATGGAGTATCCCCGGATGGATTCTTCGTTGAGATAGACAGAGATTACCGCATCTTCCCACTCCGGCTTGTTCACCAGCACCGTATGGATTTCCTGACGGACTTTTTCTTCGCTAGCCTTGCGATCCCGTTCCGTTGCATCTCGGCTGACAGTATTCATATCTGGCATGGAGATTCCGTTCCGGCTGCACCCGCTTCCAGCAACAGTGCAGGTGTACGTATCAGGGACTGCCTCGATGGGATTCATCAAAGCCTCGTCCTTTTCATTCCGTTCCTGGTAGTCCGGGCACTCTGTTCTTCTCCGATGTTCCCTGCGCCAGTCGTTATAGAGGGGCTTGTTGAATTCTTCGTCCATGATTTCCTGGGCGCTGCGCCGGGTAACTTCTTCCCCTTCCTTTGCCGCCTGTTTTCTCAGTTCGTAATCCCTCTCGATCATGATCTGGCAGTCACCTTCAGGGACTTCCACTACCGTGACCACTGGTGC
Proteins encoded in this window:
- a CDS encoding phage antirepressor produces the protein MTDMKNFIYNGMNVRTAVVNGESWFVAADICRILDIGNPSDALSRLDDDEKNTLVLTEGIPGNPEKRVVNEAGLYTLILRSRKPEARAFKRWVTHEVLPAIRKTGIYATEAILDNPDLAIAALTKLKEERNRARELAQINAAQQQQLAELRPKATYFDLVLQCRELVSTSTIAKDYGWSANRMNQWLHEHGIQYKQGNIWLLYQAYAPMGYTSTKTFNIPDGNGVLHNRVHTYWTQKGRLFIYRLMTEEGNYPLIEKECGIYGHA
- a CDS encoding DUF3987 domain-containing protein; this encodes MRFTIYTADCTGNERNAIYPNKAVITSSRELGTAAAFDHVCAAYKDNYRSRDNFLASDVAVMDCDNDHTENPKEWVTGEKLLAMLPNVAVAIVPSRNSGKAKEGRKARPRFHAYFPIPEVQDEKAYTALKQGIREQFPFFDGQALDAARFLYGTEVVPEEIFWQEGERTIMEFLAGLEPAEPSRTEAPFYTGSSIPEGSRNNAMSHFAGRVLKRYGDTDKAYEAYLQRAENCDPPLSEKELGTIWKSALKFYRDKIEGSEGYVPPQEFNNPYPGWSEPLPLSRFTMAPFPVDALPQPIADYVRAVAESTQTPVDMAGSIVLSVLSTCLQKKYRIQGKPGWVEPLNTYVIVIAPPSERKSSVLHLMLQPVNDYETEYNKQNAAAVEAGKMQKRVLERRQKAVEDKVAKGNAKPEELKRIAQEAADFEEVSPMQLYVDDITTEKLVAVIAKNHGHAALISSEGGIFDTLSGIYTKTVNIDVMLKGYSGDTIRVDRIGRESESIMDPALTILLMAQPNVVSSVLSNTTFRGRGLTARFLYSMPVSSVGKRKYRSKAVTDETYRGYEQLVVNLLEDEYPEKPQTITLSPEADRELEAFANWLEPKLTNDYAEMADWAGKLVGNVLRISGLLCRASVYQSHDFLMVQDALSVTGKTMSDAIRLGKYYLNHAQAAYSVLPENDMYENGNLILQKIRERRLTAFDRREAMRMCRRFKTVDSIQPVLDFLEDYGYIMQKPQKYSGTGRPPLPKYAINPWLKEH